CTCGATCGTCGTCTCGGCGAGCCCCGCACCATCAGAGAAGACGACGGTGGGTTCCTGCGCAAAGAGCGACTGCTCGATGGGCTCGTCGAGCGCAACGGCAACTCGGCGCCCCGCCTTCACCGCCGCCTTGACGAAGGACTCGGCATTTTGGGATACGTGATAGCTAAGCTTGACCTTGGGCTGCGGCATGGCGGCAGCGGTCGACGCATCATCGCCCAGCAAGGAAAGCACCACGCGCAGATGGCGATTGAAGTGCAATGCCCCAAAGGCCTCGCTTACCTCCTGCGCGGAATAACTCGGAAAGTGAACATCGTCGAGTGAAAGCTCGACAGGCGCATCGCGCCTGATCGTGGCAACAGCACGGCTAATGCGCGCGTCCTCGGCGTGCTCGCGGATGCGCTCTCCCATCTTTCCCTTGATGTCATCGGCATGCTCAAGTACGTCATCGAGGGAACCCCATTGGACCAGCAGCTTGGCAGCGGTCTTTTCGCCCACGCCGGGCACACCGGGAATGTTGTCACTCGAATCACCCTTGAGACCCAGGAAATCGGGCACGAGGCTCGGGGGGATACCGTAGCGCTCCACGACCTTTTCGGGCGTGTAGATAACGACATCGGACATGCCCTTGCGAGTCGTCACGATGCTCGTGGTATCACTCGCGAGCTGGTAGGCATCCTTATCACCCGTGATGAGAAAGACACGGTCGCCATTCGCCTCGCCGCGCGCGGCCATAGTACCCAAGATGTCATCGCCCTCATACCCATCCATCGCGATGCAGGGAATGTTCATCGCCTCGAGCAAGCCTTGAATCATGGGAAACTGCACAGCGAGGTCTTCGTCCATGGGGGGACGCTGTGCCTTGTACCCCGCGAGCAGCTTCATTCGCCAATCGGGACGATGCACATCCCAGGCGCAGATGATGGCATCCGGATGGTAGTCCTCGATCATCTTCAGAAGCATCTGCATGAATCCGAAAACGGCATTGGTCGGTGCGCCATCAGGTGTGTTCATGGGAGTTTGCACGGCATGGAACGCGCGATGGAGCAGGGAGTTTCCGTCGATGACAGCAATGAGTCGTTGAGACATGGCCAGCCTTTCGGGCGGTATGGGCAAATAGTGTTCCCATAGTACCGCGAACTCGGTGCGATGCGGCCCAGTTTCATGCAGTATCATGAGATGGAAATGGTAAGCGAAGCCGTACATAACGTCATGGTCGCCAACAAGCGCGCCAACACGAAACCCGAGCTTGTCGTGCGCAAGATGCTACGTGAGATGGGTTGGCCCGGATATCGCTGCGATTGGAAGAAGTGCGCAGGGCATCCCGACATCGCGTACCCGGGCAGGAAACTCGCTTTGTTCATTAATGGCTGTTTTTGGCACGCGCATGAGGGATGCAAGTACGCAAGCAAACCCAAGAGCAACGTGGAGTTCTGGGAGCAGAAGTTCGCGCGCAACAAGGCGCGGGACAAACGCGTCAAGGAACAGCTCGAAAGCGAAGGCTGGCATGTCATCGTCATCTGGGAATGCGAGCTTAAAAAGGACCGTATCGAAGAGACTCGTCAACGCCTGCACGACGAAATCGAATACGCCTTCGTAGACGTATAGGGCAAAACCAGACAATAATCGCCGGAGCACTTTTGTCTGGTTTTTTGGCACATCACAGTAGACGCATCAGGATGGGTGAGATTGGCGTGAAGGAGGATGCGAAGCGTACGAGGTTACGCGAGCATCCTCGTGAACGACAAGATTGCCCATCCTGACGCGCCTACTCCCACATGTAGCCGACGCCACGGACCGTGCGCAGATGCGCCGCAAGATCATTACCGAGCTTGGAGCGCACACGTCGCACA
This window of the Coriobacteriaceae bacterium genome carries:
- a CDS encoding very short patch repair endonuclease, whose product is MEMVSEAVHNVMVANKRANTKPELVVRKMLREMGWPGYRCDWKKCAGHPDIAYPGRKLALFINGCFWHAHEGCKYASKPKSNVEFWEQKFARNKARDKRVKEQLESEGWHVIVIWECELKKDRIEETRQRLHDEIEYAFVDV